The stretch of DNA ATGGTTGCAAAAGAAAAAGCAATGTATGAAGAAGCACTTGGAGAAGGGTACGAAGTAGAATATCGCACTTTCCCTGATGGTGGAGCTTTTATGACAGCTTTAAAAACAGGAGAAATTGACGGTGGTTTAGTAGGCCCAGGACCTGCGATGAACAACTACGCAAGTGGTGCTGATGTAAAGGTTATTGCTGGAGCATCTTCTGGTGGAACAGTAATTATTGCAAGTAAGCAAAGTGGAATTACTTCCATTGAAGGTCTTGACGGAGCAACTTTTATTACACCTGGGATTGGTTGTACACATGACGTTCAAATGGAAACTTTCTTAAAAGATTTCGGCTTAACATCGTCTCGTATTGGTGGAACGATGAACCATGTTACAGGAAATCCAGCTCAATACGGGCAAATGTTTGAAGCGGGTCGTGTAGACGCAGCTGCTGTTCCAGAACCGTGGGCATCTGTTTTAGCTGTAGAGTATGGTGCGAATATCATTGTAAATAGTGATGAAATATCTTTTGGTGAAACGTTACCGAACACTATTTTCGTAACGAGTGGAAAATATATTGAAGAGAAGAATGAAGTAGTGCAAGCGTTAATGGATGCACATGCGAAATCTGTTCAATATATTGAAGAGAACCCTGAAGATGCAAAACTAATTGCGATTAATCAAATTAAAGAAGCGACAAACCAAGAATTATCAAAAGATATTATTGATAGTGCGTGGGAAAGAATTCGTTGGACTAGTGAAGTAGATGCAGAAGTAATTCAAGAGTTCGCGAACTCCTCGTTTGATTTAAAATTTCTAACGGAGAAACCAGACTTTACAAACTTTATCGATACTAGTTTCCAAAACTAGCAAAAACAAGAGGTGTCGAGCTATAATAAGTTCGACACCTTTATTCGCAAGGAGGAAATTATGATTAAAAGAATGTCCTTATTGTTTGTACTTTTCTTTTTATCAGCATGTGGTGCTGGAAATAGTGTGAACATAGATGAGTATTTTCCGATGAAATTAGAAGTAAAAGAATTAGACGCAATAAATCAAGATGAGCAGGCATTCCAAACGAAAGACCGTAAAGGAGACGTTTGGTTAGCTAATTTTATTTTTACAAATTGTGAGACGGTTTGTCCACCAATGACGGCGAACATGTCAAAAGTACAACAATACTTAGCAGAAAATGACGCAACGACTCCAATTGTTTCATTTAGTATTGACCCTGAATATGATAACCCAGCAGCACTGAAGGAATATGGAGAAAGAGTCGATGCAGACTTTTCTACTTGGGATTTCGTAACAGGTTATAATCAACGAGAAATTGAAAGCTTTGCTAACATTTCCTTTATGGTACCAGCTTACAAAATCGAAGGTGGTAACCAATATCAGCATAGTACAGCTATTTTCTTAATTGACCAACAAGGGTTCGTACGTGGTGAATATAGTGGAATTGATGTTGATTTTGAAAAAATTAAGGAAGATGTGGAAATATTAAAAGCAAATGGTGAATAATCTTTAACTAAGTGGGGGAGTGACCGTTGCTCTCCTGCTAAAGAGACGAAAGTGTTAATTTAATGGAAAGAGAAGAAGCCTATGACCATTCACTATGAATCAATGAAAAGTTTGTCTGAAGACCAATATAATGAAGTGGTACGATTGCTAAAAAACTGTGAGGAACATGACAAACTAGAAATAGCATCTAGTATTAACGTGTCGATGATTTCTAAAGCAGATGAACCACATTTATTTTTTATACTTGCTTATGATCGAGCGGAGTTAGTCGGCTTTGTTGGGCTATATACATTTGTTGATGTGACGAAAGTGGAGATTGCGGGAATGGTATCACCAGCCTATCGAAGAAAAGGTATTTTTTCCACTTTGCTTGAAAAAGCATTAACTGTTTGTGCAGAACGAAAAGTGGACGAAATACTATTCGTTTGTCCAGAAAAGTCACTGGAAGCGAAAGGGCTAATGAAAAAGCTTGGAGCTGTTTATTCCTTTTCGGAATATACGATGGAATATGATGAAGGTCGCAACAACAAGTATAATTTAGAATCTATTCTTTTAGAGAAGGCAACATCCAGTGACGTTCCGACAATCACACAATTGTTATTAGACGGCTTTGGCTTTGGTGGAGACCCGAAACAAGTCGAACCCCTGTTAACTAGAAACATTACGCAAGAAGGATATGAAGTTTATATCGTAAAAAATGATGAGAAAGTATTTGCTACTTTAACTATTTCCAATGAAGGTGCTTCTATGTACATAAGTGCTTTTACCGTTTCATTTGAAGAAAGAGGGAAAGGATACGGTAAAAAAATATTGCAAGCAGCGGTTGAGCTTATTCGAAAAAATGATCGATTAAAACCAATAAGACTTGATGTGGATGTAAGTAATGAAAATGCTTTAAGTTTATATGAAGGTGTAGGATTTCGCACGATAAGCGGTTATGATTATTACTTAAATATGTAGTTTTGAGGTCGCTTTTATGGCTACCTCAAATTTTCTTTGTATGCTGGTAGAGGATGATACGTTTCTATTAACTTATCTAATCGTTGTAATCTTTGAAAGGCTGTTTCTATATCCATTACATTATAATGATGGTTCCCACCTTTTTCCTCATCCATCTCATCAGCAAGCTTCACTACTTTTTGTAGTGGGCTTCTTTTTATTTGCGCCTCTGGTAAATAGGAATCGGTATGCAATAATATCGCAACACTTATTTGCTTCGCTCTTTGCGGTTCTTCCCCTAAGCGAATTAATAGTTTATGAGCACGCTCTGCACCTTTAATGGCGTGAATGTCGTTTTCGCGATATAACTCATAATCCCACTTGCCGTTACGATACCATTCATAATGACCAATATCATGTAAAAGAGCGGCCTTTGTCGCTAAATCAAGATCCACATTATATTTAAAGGCTAAATGAAACGCATGCTCCGTAACCTTTACTGCGTGCGCAATGCCAGATCGTTGTAAATATTTTTGTGTAATCGGGTGTAAAAATATTTCTGCTAATGTTACGTTCTTCATCTCTTTTTGCCTCCTTCTGTATTAAGTCCGAAAAGTGTTTCTTTACAGAATAGCATAGAGACAAGCGGGATGGCAATGGGTATATTAACTAATTTTCCTTATTTTTTTATGAGGAAATACTGATAACATGTTCTCTATTTTAAACGTTCGATTTGTGTTCCTTAAATAACAAAAGGCAGTTATATATGTTGCTTCTAATTTAATAATTTGAATAGTTCGTTGGGTAATCGTTCCATTATGTGCTTCATAAATGATGTCGACGAGCTTATTTTCTTCGTGAAGTCGCTGTAATAACCTTTGCACTGAAGTCACCTCCTATAATTATTATATGCGAACATACGTTTCTTATACAACGAAAAAGAAATAATTTTCAGCTGTTAAGTAGCGGTAATTATTGCTAAAATTGATGGAAAGGGGGAGTTGGGGTGAGTAGAGAGAATAGAATTGCAGAAATAATCGTCCGAATTGGCGTAGGAATCATTGCATTTGGCATTCTTTTCGGTATTGTAATTGGCGCATCTCATTATGAATTTGATTGGTTGATGGCGCTTTATTGGTGGGTAGTTAGCTTTGTCGTGGGGATTTTGTTCATCGGCTTTGCAGAAGTAATTGAGCTATTACATAAGATACATGAAAAAGTGGATCTCGCTATAGGAAATGAAAATGATAGTAACGTACCAGTTTTTAATGATACGAACCCTAAGTACCGACAAACTAAATGGTCATTATCCATGGAGGAAGAGGATAGCATTCGTAACATGTTTAGCGGCAAAGTAAAGGAAATAACAGTTACTCCATTTCAAGATATAGTTTACGTCGAATTAGAAAACAATGCATACAAAATTTTAGAAGTAGGATACTTTACTCCAAAAGAGGTACCATTTAACCTACTAACAGACGAGTTAAATGAATGGCTGAAGGAAAAGCATAAAAAATAAAATGCCACCTGTTATGGTGGCTATACTAATTGTAAATAGAGTTTTTTAAAAAAGGATTGCCAAGCCTACCTTCTATATACTATAATTTAATATATTCTTAAAATTAATTTATATTGCGATCTGATAGTTCAGTGGGAGAACACTACCTTGACAGGGTAGGGGTCGGGGGTTCGAATCCCTCTCAGATCATACAATCAAAATGCTGGAATCCTTGATTTATCGTGGGTTTCAGCTTTTTTATTTTTTTTTTCATAAGTATTATCTATCATCCATTACTCAAGATTGCTTTTTTTCTTGAATTTGTATTTACTAACGCTTCGTGACTTTTTAAATGCTTTGTGGAATACCTGCTACACCATTATCTTCATTTGGCATGAAAGAGCATAAATTTCTAAAGTAATCTTTGGATTACTGTGTCCTAATCGGGCTGCCACTTTTACAATGCAACACCCTCGGCAATGAGGATGGAGGCATGAGAGTGTCGTATGTCTTGAAATCGGATAGGTGTGACTTTAGCGTTTACATATTTTCCTCAATTCACGTAATACGTTTCGTAGGTCTTGTATCGTTCCGCTTTCGGTTAAAAATACAAGGAAAGTTCTTAATACTCTTTTGCGGAGTTCTCTTTCCATCCTTCTTGCGTTTTCCTATGAGAAAGCAGTCCTTCAATGAGAAAATCTGGTATGGGAACATGACATATGGACTTTTTTTAGGACTAGAGAATATACAACCTAATCTAGTAACACGAGAAACTGAACGGTTTACCCATATAACTTTTTTTGGATAGGCATGAGGAAGGAATTAGAGAGCAAAAGACCCGTTGAGACATGGGAAGGAAAGCCTCCAGAGGCGGCGTGGAGAATCGCGTATCATATGGTAAAAGGTTGAGTTCCTATGAATCCTCTATTTCCGCATGCCTTCTGTAGCTTTTATTATCAAAAGTCATTCCATTTATCCGCTATAGTTCTTACTAGTAGTTTGAAAGCCTGCGAATAAGCGAGTACTTAGGGATACATTAATCTCACTGGGGGAGTACAACGATATTTTAGTAAAAGATTTGTTTTTAAGTTTTTTAAAATTTCTTTTTGAGAGGTAATGTGGTTAAGTTTTGGCCAATTCTTTGTAACTTGTTAGTTTTATTAGACTTTTGTCCATTACCACCTGTCATAAAAAACATATTATAAATAAAGGGTAGGTGGTCTAGATGAATTCGAATAAAAATAAACATATTATTTCTACTAAGAGGGTTTTAGATTGGAAAATATCAACTAGTGAGATTAATATCAGAATTCCTTTTAAACAGGCTAATAATACTTTAAAAGTGGATACTTATCAGTACAATGCTTTATCTGATGGTGTAAGTTCAATCTACACAAATAAAAATGAACTGAAGGAATACGGTGAACGAGGTATTTTAGATCCAAAAACTGTATCATATATAAACCTATTTATAAATGGCGTTCTACAGCCTCCAAATACTTATGAGGTGAAAAAAGGATACCTTAGTTTAAAAACAAACAATATTCCTCAAAAAAATACACCTATTATTCTTCAGTTTATTACAGTTTATAACACATAAAAAAATTCAGGGCTGTTTATGAAACCCTGAATTTTTTTATTAAGTTTCAACATCAGTTGAGGATGTTGGTGAGTAATTTACTACCTCTAACACAATTGGTGTACCCTGTAATATTGGGTCTCCTCCAGCTGGCACATCAATACCAAGTGAACCAATCGTTGTTGCACCAGGTGTATAAGTTGAAATTCCTTCCATTTGCAAAACACCGTTAATATATACTTTAAAGTAACTATTATCAGTGGCTAAAGCAGGAAGGTCAGTAGCAATTGCACCAGCATCGTTAAAGAAATCCGCTGTATCGATTGATAATGTAGACCCAGCAGGAGTTTCTACAGTTGTTACATGAAAGAATTTTTCAGGCGTTGGACCAACGGTTGTTGTTGTAGTAGCAGTTACAAGAAGTTTCATAAGTTGCAGTGCCATGATAAACCTCCTATCTAATATTAATAATACTTCTGAATAACATAATATGATTTAAATTAATAATATGTTTAGACTAGTTAACTGTGGTAATAACACAATTTAAAATTTGTAGATAATACGCACTAAGTTATATCACTAACTGAGGCGTGTGTTAGTTGCATAGTACAGACATTTATTCAATAGATAAAAAGATATTCTATAAATGTGAATTATTTGAAGAAACAAACTGTTTCAAGGTTAGTACCACTACATCATTCTATCTGTGATTACTATCCAAGACGTGTTGAGTATGTGAACAACGGTAGCAGTCCACCTAGGGGTCAGGGGTTCATACCCGTAATTCCTTAACCACAACAGTTCTTGGCATTTTTTATTTTCTAAAATAATTTAGAATATAACAGTTATGTTGACGACGAATCCAATTTCCGCAGTTTTTTGCATTGAAAAATAGTAGTGTGTAGAGGCGAGTATAAAGCCAAGGAGTTAATCAGACTGATATGGCAATGTATCAGGCAAAAAGCGCAACAAAAACAAATATAAAGTATATAAATTAACCTGATTAAAACCAGATTCAAGAGTCGACGAAAATGTTGGCTCTTTTTTTGCGCGGTAAGAACAGGTGCAAAGAAGAAATGGACAAAAATAAATTAATTCTAGTTGAGAAACAAAAAGGTAAGGAAGTGCAAAAGACCAAACGTTAAACTCTACTTTATTTAATAAACAGGATATTTTAGGCTTATATGGCTAAAATAATGACTAATCTTTAAAAAAGGTGGGTTTTTCATGAGTGAAAATCAACTAGAATTACTAAAAAACATAAGAAGGAAAAATGAAAATTTGTCAGAGATGGGTATAGAGTATTGGAAGCAATATTCTAGTTTAAATGATTGGCAATTTTGGATTGTCATATTAATCCTGATTGTTCCTCTTATCATTTTGTTTATTAAGATAGATCGAGTTAAGGCTTTACTTTTAGGATTCTATGGCCTAAATTATCATGTATGGTTTGCATATACTAATTCTGCAGGTATTAGATTAGGATTATGGGAATATCCCTATAAAGTCCTTCCGATTCTACCAAGTTTTGCACTCGATGCCTCTTTGGTACCGGTATCTTATATGATGATTTATCAGTGGACTCTTAATAAAAATAAAAATTTTTACTTATATTCTACTTTGTTATCTGCAGGTTTTGCATTCGTTTTAAAACCAATCCTTGTAAGTCGTGGGCTATTTAGAATGTTTAGTTGGGTAAATTACTTTTATTTATTTTTATTTTATGTATTGTTTTTTATTGTTTCAAAGTTCATTACAAATCTTTTCATAAACCTTCAGGAAAGAGGAAGTATTTTTAAATTTAATAATTAGTTGGAAGCTCTTGGTTATTGCCAAGACTTTTTATAATGGGGATTTGTTTTTCTATATCATAAAAAAGCCAAAATATCCTTCTTTTTTAAAATCATTCTTTTTTATTCTTGCCAGCTAATCTCACCTCGGATATCCCAACTTCACGCTTTTATAACTTATAACCTAACTCTTTCTCAAAGTCTTAATTTTATATTTAGTCAAATAAAAGCACATCAAACGTTAAATTTTACTCTAACATTTGAAGTGCCTAACCAAAAATGTATTTATCCTAATTATTGAATATTACCTTGTATTCCATTATTTTGTCCTTGCATATTCATTGTTCCCATATTATTCATTGTATCCATTGGCTGGAACATGCCTGTCATTTGAGTCGTTTGGGTAGTATCAAAAGTTGGTGGTTGATAATATCCATTTTGATTCATCCAACTCCAAATTTCGTAAGCCATTTCTTGACACATATTAGCTCCGTTTACATGGTACATACGAATTTGAGGATCTACACATTCATTTGCCCATTGCATTCCCATAACAGCACCAGATTTATGAGTATTAAGGGCTAAAGTAGCAATCGTTTGGTCGGCAAGAGTTTTTGCATTCGCCATTGGAGCTGACATTGTAACTTGGTGATGTGCATTTATGTTTGCATTTTGTGCCTGGAAATTTGGAGCTGTATGGGATATCTGCGCTCCCTTACCCTGCATTAAGTTGACCCCTTGTTGGTATGCCATCATCATTTGTTGTTGATGCTTCATTAGTGAATTCCTTTAAGCCGTTGATCACTACATTGACTAGCAAACATTCCGTGTTCTTCAATTTCTGCTGCCTTCGTACGTAAAGCTTCTTGTGTTTCTAAAAGTTCATGAGCTGCTAAATTCATTTTGTACCCTCCATTAGTAATATGTATGAAACGATTCTAGTATTTGTTTAAGATTATAAGTTATACCAGTATTTTAGAAAGAAATGTATTTACGTTTTCTATATATACAGAATAAAGATTAAAGTATTACTTTCTAAAAGTATGTTCATTGTACTAACTTAAAGAGACTTGAGATTCAAGCTTTTTTATATATTAAAATCTTCTACAAAAAAGCTAATTTAGTTACTACTACATGAAGGTATAGCAAAAAGCTCATACTAAATTGTGGAGGTGGCTACTATTGATAGTGTTTTGTTTATCGTTTTTATTAGCATTTACTCAACCGGTTGAAGTACAAAATGATCTTACTGTTAAAGAAGACGGAGAAACTATCTCCGTTATTAATCGGGATGATTTTCTCATCCCAAACCCCGGTTTTCCGATTATAGATAGTGAACAAACGAACGGGTGGCTAGAAAAAATAGAAGAGAGTATATATAAACCAGCAAAGAATGCATATATAGGCGAGGACGGTCAAATTGTTCCTGAAGAAGCAGGAAAGAAGCTAAATAAACAAGCATTTTTAGAAAAATTTTATGCTTATCTTTTTGGAAAAGGTAGATCAACGATTGAAGTGCCAACATTAACCGTTTACCCAAAGGTGGATAGTGAATTATTATCTCAAGTTAGAGTAAAAAGAATAGGTCAGTACGTAACCTTTTTTAACGCTTATAATTTAAGTCGGTCTCATAATATTTTTCTTTCTGCTAGTGCAATCGATAATCACGTTGTATTTCCGAATGAAACTTTTTCATTTAATGAAACAGTTGGAAAGCGAACAATTGAAAGGGGCTATTTACTCGCACCGATTATCGTGAGAGGAGAATTATCCGAGGGAGTAGGAGGGGGAATATGTCAAGTATCATCCACATTATTTAATGCGGTTGATAATGCAGGCTTGAAGATTGTGGAAAGATATTCCCATAGTAGAAGAGTTCCTTATGTGCCACCTGGTCGAGATGCAACCGTCAGTTGGTACGGTCCAGACTTTCGTTTTCAAAACCAATATAATCAACCCATATTGATAAGAGCAAAAGGGTATCGAGGTAGCGTAATAGTTACTCTTTATTCATCAGAAGATATAAACATTGAGAAATAAATAGAAGGGGTCCTCTTTGTTATGTTTCTTAATATCTACATAAAACGGAACTGCAAGGATTTATTTACCCATACTGATCCAATATGGATGGTGATATTTAGCAAAGAGGAACGGACTTATAAGAATTGTGTACAAAAAGCATTTCTTTTTATTGACGTGTATACATGTATACATGTATACTTAGACAAGACTTTTAAATGAAAAGTAAGGTGGTATATTCGAATGAATAATGTATCTTCGTCTACAAAAAACTTAGGGGAACAAGCTTACGAAGCATTAAGAGAAGCAATTATTACTTTAGAGCTTGAACCAGGACAAACAATTTTTGAAAACGAAATAGCATCGCAATTAAGCATAAGTCGTACTCCGACTCGAGATGCATTCAAACTTCTTATATCAGAAGGCTTAATTGAAGTTACACCGCAACGAACGAAAAAGGTTGTGAGAATTTCAGAATCAAAGGTAAAAGAAAGCGGGTTTGTTCGGTTAAGCCTTGAAACTAGTGCGTTTAAGCTTGTCGCAACGAATTGGCAAAGTACGAAAGTGTATGAAACAGCAGAAAGAGAGATTAAGAGAATACTACAGCAACAAAGAGAAGCAGCGGAGGATCAAGATATGAAACTGTTTCTTCAATGGGATGAAGCCTTTCATAACCGAATTCTTCAACTAGCTGGAAACGAAACGTTGCAAGGGGTAATTTACCACATGCGCGGTCATTTAAATCGTTTCCGATATTTAGCGATGAGAGAAATAGTTTTAACAGAAGATTTAATCGTCGACCATGAACAATTGTTTACATGTCTTACACATAAAGAAGAAAAAAAGGTTGAAGAATTACTGAAACGCCATTTGACGAAATATCATGCAGAAATTCCTAGGTTACGGG from Sutcliffiella cohnii encodes:
- a CDS encoding aliphatic sulfonate ABC transporter substrate-binding protein, translated to MKKTFALLAVLLLLVSGILAGCSAGASSGKEKVVIGYFPNIDHTPAMVAKEKAMYEEALGEGYEVEYRTFPDGGAFMTALKTGEIDGGLVGPGPAMNNYASGADVKVIAGASSGGTVIIASKQSGITSIEGLDGATFITPGIGCTHDVQMETFLKDFGLTSSRIGGTMNHVTGNPAQYGQMFEAGRVDAAAVPEPWASVLAVEYGANIIVNSDEISFGETLPNTIFVTSGKYIEEKNEVVQALMDAHAKSVQYIEENPEDAKLIAINQIKEATNQELSKDIIDSAWERIRWTSEVDAEVIQEFANSSFDLKFLTEKPDFTNFIDTSFQN
- a CDS encoding GntR family transcriptional regulator gives rise to the protein MNNVSSSTKNLGEQAYEALREAIITLELEPGQTIFENEIASQLSISRTPTRDAFKLLISEGLIEVTPQRTKKVVRISESKVKESGFVRLSLETSAFKLVATNWQSTKVYETAEREIKRILQQQREAAEDQDMKLFLQWDEAFHNRILQLAGNETLQGVIYHMRGHLNRFRYLAMREIVLTEDLIVDHEQLFTCLTHKEEKKVEELLKRHLTKYHAEIPRLREQFPTYFTD
- a CDS encoding DUF4183 domain-containing protein, with the translated sequence MALQLMKLLVTATTTTTVGPTPEKFFHVTTVETPAGSTLSIDTADFFNDAGAIATDLPALATDNSYFKVYINGVLQMEGISTYTPGATTIGSLGIDVPAGGDPILQGTPIVLEVVNYSPTSSTDVET
- a CDS encoding HD domain-containing protein; the encoded protein is MKNVTLAEIFLHPITQKYLQRSGIAHAVKVTEHAFHLAFKYNVDLDLATKAALLHDIGHYEWYRNGKWDYELYRENDIHAIKGAERAHKLLIRLGEEPQRAKQISVAILLHTDSYLPEAQIKRSPLQKVVKLADEMDEEKGGNHHYNVMDIETAFQRLQRLDKLIETYHPLPAYKENLR
- a CDS encoding SCO family protein → MIKRMSLLFVLFFLSACGAGNSVNIDEYFPMKLEVKELDAINQDEQAFQTKDRKGDVWLANFIFTNCETVCPPMTANMSKVQQYLAENDATTPIVSFSIDPEYDNPAALKEYGERVDADFSTWDFVTGYNQREIESFANISFMVPAYKIEGGNQYQHSTAIFLIDQQGFVRGEYSGIDVDFEKIKEDVEILKANGE
- a CDS encoding VanW family protein; this translates as MIVFCLSFLLAFTQPVEVQNDLTVKEDGETISVINRDDFLIPNPGFPIIDSEQTNGWLEKIEESIYKPAKNAYIGEDGQIVPEEAGKKLNKQAFLEKFYAYLFGKGRSTIEVPTLTVYPKVDSELLSQVRVKRIGQYVTFFNAYNLSRSHNIFLSASAIDNHVVFPNETFSFNETVGKRTIERGYLLAPIIVRGELSEGVGGGICQVSSTLFNAVDNAGLKIVERYSHSRRVPYVPPGRDATVSWYGPDFRFQNQYNQPILIRAKGYRGSVIVTLYSSEDINIEK
- a CDS encoding DUF4183 domain-containing protein encodes the protein MNSNKNKHIISTKRVLDWKISTSEINIRIPFKQANNTLKVDTYQYNALSDGVSSIYTNKNELKEYGERGILDPKTVSYINLFINGVLQPPNTYEVKKGYLSLKTNNIPQKNTPIILQFITVYNT
- a CDS encoding GNAT family N-acetyltransferase; the protein is MTIHYESMKSLSEDQYNEVVRLLKNCEEHDKLEIASSINVSMISKADEPHLFFILAYDRAELVGFVGLYTFVDVTKVEIAGMVSPAYRRKGIFSTLLEKALTVCAERKVDEILFVCPEKSLEAKGLMKKLGAVYSFSEYTMEYDEGRNNKYNLESILLEKATSSDVPTITQLLLDGFGFGGDPKQVEPLLTRNITQEGYEVYIVKNDEKVFATLTISNEGASMYISAFTVSFEERGKGYGKKILQAAVELIRKNDRLKPIRLDVDVSNENALSLYEGVGFRTISGYDYYLNM
- a CDS encoding spore coat protein — encoded protein: MKHQQQMMMAYQQGVNLMQGKGAQISHTAPNFQAQNANINAHHQVTMSAPMANAKTLADQTIATLALNTHKSGAVMGMQWANECVDPQIRMYHVNGANMCQEMAYEIWSWMNQNGYYQPPTFDTTQTTQMTGMFQPMDTMNNMGTMNMQGQNNGIQGNIQ